The genomic region GCTTCGCTGGCGCTGAGGTGATAGACCGCCTCGTAATAGAGCGGCAGCTGCACCGTGAGGCCCGTGATCGCACCGAGCGCGCAACCGCCGGCCGTCAGCCCGAACGGCACAACCGATCCTCCGAGCAGCGGCAGCGGCAGGAACGGCTCTTCCGCCCGGCGCGCGTGCCACACGAAGGTGACCGCGAGCGCTACAGCGCCGCCCACCATCGCAAGCACGGTGGGCGAGAGCCACGGGAAGCGCGTGCCCCCCAGGTCAGCACCAGCATGAAGACGACGGCAGAGGCCATCAGCAGCACGCCGCCGAGCCAGTCGACCTTGCGCTTGCGGTGGAACACCGGAATCTTCTTCATCCTGGGCAGCAGCAACGCGATCGCCGCCGCCGCGAGCGGCACATTGATCCAGAAGATCATCGACCAGTGCAGATGCTCGGCGAACACGCCGCCGATGACCGGGCCGAGAATGCCGCCGACCATCCAGACGCTGGAGAAATAGGCTTGATACTGGCCGCGCTCGCGTGGGCTCACGACGTCGGAGATCACGGTCTGCACCACCGGCATGATGCCCCCGCCACCCAGTCCCTGGAGACCGCGTGCAAGAATCAGCATCGGCAGGTTCGGAGCGATCGCGCACAGCACCGAGCCCGCGACGAACAGGCTGAGCGAGATGATGATCATCACACGGCGCCCGTAGATGTCGCTGAGCGTGCCGAAAACCGGCGCGACCGCGGTCGACGCGAGCAGATAGGCGGTGATGACCCAGGAGAGATTGGAGACGTCGTGGAACTGGCGTCCGATGGTCGGCAGCGCGGTGGCAACGATGGTCTGGTCCAGTGCGGCCAGGAACATCGTCAACATCAGGCTGATGACGATGGTGCGGACCTCGTCCTGCGACAGCGGCGCCGGCGGCGCGAGCGAAGGAGCGTCATCGACGCTCAGGACCTCGCTCGGAAGGCGCGACAATTCCTCGGCGATGTCGTCGGGCAATGTCTGGGTGTCGGCAGAACTGCTCTGCCGCTCGAACTTGTTCATCTCGACCGGAAGCCATGAGGCGGCGCAACACCGCGAAGGATTCGTTCTATGCAGTCAATGTAGACAGCAAAGTTCTTCTCAGGCAGGCACCGCGGCGCATGGGAGCATCCCACCCCACGGCCATCGCGAGGACGTGATCTACCTGGTGCGGCGGATCAGTCCTTCGGACGTCGCTTCAGGCGCGCCCGTTTTGGCAGCTGCGCCGGCCACTGCACGATGTGGTTCTCGAGCTCATCGTCCGGAATCTCGACCTCGCTGCCTTCGACCCGTCCGCGTACGGAGACGCCCGCGTCATGCACGGTGTCGGGATCGCCTGACACCAGGGGATGCCACCAATAGAGGTCGCGGCCTTCCGCAACAAGCTTGTAGCCGCAGCTCGGCGGCAGCCAGTTCAGGGTGCGGACATTGGCCGGGGTCAGGCGGACGCAGTCCGGAACCTTGTCGGAACGATTCGCGTAGTCCTTGCAGCCGCAGGTCACCCCATCGAGCAGCTTGCAGCCGACATGCGTGAAATAGATGTCGCCGGTGCCATCTTCCTCGAGCTTGTTCAGGCAGCAGCGGCCGCAGCCGTCGCACAGGCTCTCCCATTCGGGCCCCGACATTTCTTCCAACGTCTTGGTTTTCCAGAAGAATCCTTCCTGGCCTGAAGGTCGTTTGGGAGCTGCGGTCATGCGCCTCAACAAAAGTTCGAAAGAGCTACGGCTGGTGCCATCTAGGGCGTGCGGCCATGCGGCTGCAAGCAACGCCCGCGTGAGGCCCGTAATGAACCGGGGTCAATTAGG from Bradyrhizobium lupini harbors:
- a CDS encoding YcgN family cysteine cluster protein, with product MTAAPKRPSGQEGFFWKTKTLEEMSGPEWESLCDGCGRCCLNKLEEDGTGDIYFTHVGCKLLDGVTCGCKDYANRSDKVPDCVRLTPANVRTLNWLPPSCGYKLVAEGRDLYWWHPLVSGDPDTVHDAGVSVRGRVEGSEVEIPDDELENHIVQWPAQLPKRARLKRRPKD